Genomic window (Chelmon rostratus isolate fCheRos1 chromosome 15, fCheRos1.pri, whole genome shotgun sequence):
ATTGGACTCTCTGATCTGCTGCGTTCTGGGGCGGCTTGTTTGTAGGACAGTCCATTCTCCCTCgtcatcgtcgtcgtcgtcatcttcctccaccactggttGCTCTGTATTGTCTCTactgacagcagcatctgaaGAGAGCCAACAAACAGAGAGCTCAAACACCAGGACATCTCTGAAGTGAAAGGTCATCTTTCCAACTTTGAGGAACATTTTGAGACATTTACATTCAGGACCTGGATTACTGTCACCGCCAAACAGAGCTTCAACAGCTTCCTCTAAAGTGGCGTGTGTTTTCAAGGCCTCAGAGCTCTGCGTCCAGTTGAATCCCATTTCCTAAAAAGGAAGTCCAAAAACAACCTCCTAAACTGACATGATACCAGCATGCAGATAATTAAAGTCACAAATGACATGTACACTTTATTAGCATTTAAGACTAAAACTAGCAGGAGGAAACTCAAAGGAAAACCGTGAGTCCAATCCAAAACATGAACTGAAACCGCTGAATGAAATATAACCTGGTCAGAGGAAACAACTATTTCCCATTATTCCCTGTCACTGTGACAGTCCGTCTATTTCTAACAATCGGGCTTTTTTTGCCTTGTGGATTGCTGTGCATAAGCTTCTCCTACCATAAGGTGCAACGTCTGCGCTCGTTTCAGCTCTTGTGTGGCTTCAATGCTCGAACTTTCCAGCTGCAACACCTCCTTGTAGATCAGCGAGGCGTCGTAGTATCTCTGGAAAGGAAGTGAAGGAGGAATCAAGGGCAATTAGTAAggatttaaaacacattaataaagTAATGAAGAGATGCAATTCATgaaaagaaagcacacacacaaaaaaggtgCACAGTGTAAGCAGGGTTAACTGGATACAGGAGCTGTGATTTACCTTGAGCCCACAGAGAGCTTTTCCTTTTCTAAATAAACCTTTTATCCAGTTTGGCTCCATGCAGAGTGCAAGGTCAGCATCCCTGAGAGCGTTTTCATACTGCTGCATTCTTTCGTAACAGAGGGACCGATTTCCAAATAACCTGAAAAACAGTAGTAAACATAATTCAAGGTCATTAACAGTGGCTTATGAGCGCTTTAATGAAGGCTGAAGTAAATTTAAGTCCATGTTCTTACTTAAATTCCTTTGGGTTGTATTTAATGGCGTCAGTAAAGTATTTCACAGCCATCTCATACTGTCCAGAGGCAGCCAAACGATTTCCAATACCTGGAAGGAAGACCAAGGACAGTTGTGCCCGCTTCAGTACCttcacatcatcattttatcaaagtctcaatgacaaaaaaatcgAGTGGAAGTATAACTTACCAGCAagctctctgcttcttcttgcAAACTCTTCTACCATGGGATCCACTGTTGTCTGTTGAAATTACAAGTAACACACAAGTCTGTGAAACATGGCGAGCCCTGCAGGAAACACTTAATTTTCCTCCAACCTAAATTTTAAGATTTAGTTGTTGTTTGGTGTGACTCAGGTGTGGTAAAATATCTGCAATCAAGCAGGTTTCTGAATTTCAACCAAGTATGGTTCCCACCTCTTTAATGGGTTCAtgtttctcttccttcttttgAATTTCAGGTTTCTCCTCGACTTTCAGGTCTTCCTCCTTGGACTCCCGACCTTCCAGtaattttgattttttctttttcttttctcccgAAGGCCTCTGGTTACACGTCTCCTCAGGCGCCGAGTTAGCCGTTGAAACATAATTTGAATTATTTACCTCTGAATTCTGATGAGgataatgaaaaacaagataGTGGTGTTTTGTCCGGTTACAGTGACCGTACACAGCAAACATTATAACAGACACAGCTGGACCAAAGTTTAAAATCTAGGGCCGGTTTCACAAAGGCAGATCTGGACTGTGGCTTAGATCAAACCAATAGTCAGACTTCAACAGATGTTTAAATTCATCCGTTGTACACAGGAACAACGAACAATACAAAAAACTCCCAGTGTCATAAAGTGAGTCAGTGAGGGCAGAGCTGACATGCTGTGGCAGATCTCAGCACTTCTGCTAACTCGCAAGTCGAAAAGTTGAATTTTTTATTTGGTCATCATCCATATTACCTGTAATCACATTACCTGTGAGACATTTTGTCTGCAATAGTCTAAAAGTAGTAAAATAGTAGCTCAcaagaaaattcaaacaaaacacacagtgagtgacacacaaatgtgaaaatctcCACAAACCTTTTGCTCCTCATCTTCTTTCTTATCCATCTTCAAaagattttcttctttattattatcactgcTCTCCTCACATCCAACCGCCTCAGTTGCTTTTTTTGATTTACCAGATTCAGGAGATTCACTTGCTTCTGCATTACTTTCAATAACGGGAGTTTTGTCCTGATTTTCTGAGGAGTCTAAATTCCCTTGTTCTTCCTCctaaaataacatcaaaatTAGATTAAGTAATTAGCGTGGCTTCAAAAAGCCCTTGCTCTTTGGATTTTATTTCCAGATTACAACACTTGTGTGTATTCATTGCAATTCACAGCAATATGAGCAAAACAAGACTTACAGGTAAAAGGTCTTTCACTGCATTCTCCTTTTCCAATcgtttcttctcttttttgcgctgtgacagaaaaaaaaaaaaaagaaatgttttgtgagtcaatgtgaaagaaaaaagcacCGTTGCAAACTTTGGTTGGAATGCATATTTTTGGGAATTTCCAGTGATCAGCACCTCACAACAATCCTTGGTGTGTGTTACTTCTCTACCAAAGAAAGACGTAACACCAACATTCAAAATGTTGCTAAATCCAAATAATTATGCCAATACTGACCAATTTCTTACGCttgttcctctctgttttctccttaCGCCGTTCCTCATCAATCAATTcctttgtatgtttttctgcttcctgaaagaaaaaaaaaacaagttgagCCAATGTTcaagaaattaaagaaattaaaaacacaccgtCTGAGAATAAAACATTAGTTAATCTTCTAAAAGTAACATTTCTGTTTAGAGGAAAAATATGCTGTTGTTAAAAGTCCCTAAATCTTAAATATATTCTCTATACAGTACATGAGTCAGTCAGACATTTACATCATGTGACAAACCAGGCATAAATAATGAAGCGAACATAAGGTTTCACTTTCAGAAAAGTGAAACAGAATTAATACCTCATCGGTGAGTTGTCTTATTCGTGGGTGTGGTTCTAATGGCCTGTGAGAAACATTGTGTGGATAGAAgtcatcatcgtcgtcgtcgtcatcatcatcagaataTAGGATATCATTATCCAGGTTTCCATCAGCAGTCCATAAAAAATCTAAACGTAGgagatacagacaaacacaaaaagcagctaTTCGTTTACTCTAGTGCTAGTACACAGGATAAATAACCGTTTCATCACCATCTCCCTGAGAGATTTTCAAAAAGTTAGACCTTAATGGTGCTGAAACATCTCTCCAACATTAGGGAGGAACAGGTAAATATACAATACAGCTAGTTGTATGTGCAGTAGCAGAACGTGGCCATTAAGCTTGAGCTTTATAGCTTTTTAAAGCAATAGCTTTGGAATCTCTGACTGGGTTTTAGCCGTTGTCGAGACTGTCGCGAAATAAAAGACTGCAAGACAGACGCTGAGCTGGCCATCTTGCTGTTAGCTGGATTACTATATTATGTTTATGTGCTAAGTTATGTCTTGTTTTGGAGTATGTGCTTGATGTTTGGCTGTGTTAGCAAAGTTGTATACTTGCATGTTTTTGCTAAGTAATTTAATTGTAACAAATCCATGTGTACAGCTGCCCATATTTTACAACAGTGATGTATATGTGCATTGCACTAAAAAACTGTAGGGGCCTAATCATTAAACATCATAAGCATCTTCTGTTACCTAAACTGTTGCATTCTCATAGACCTGTAATATGCTATTTGGTGGAAGTGTTGCACTGCAATAGAGATCACAAAACTAAGCTGATTTTGGCCTTTGTAGAAGTCCAGCAGACTTCTACAAAGACACATCAGAAGACTTGTGTACTTGCTGGGTAACCTGCTGGGGTTGAGGGGCACGAAGCAGCTACGGGTCCACTAGGAACATGCTATCTCCATattgctgcagctttaacaaCAAATGCATTCACAGACATGGGGTTTCACTGGATGATTCAGAAACTTAGTAAGAGGGCAGtaaatttgtgttgtgtttgttgcgCAGCCTGTCCAACACCTGACATCTctaagaaataaaataaacaaatgttatGTACTTGTGCTATGTAAATGAGTCAGAGCAAACCAgtctgttttggttcactgGTTTTAAATCCAATAATACTGGGCATTTTATCTCCACTTCTCTTCTCCACCATCATTTTGAAATACCATGCAACAGCCACTTCAGAAAACAACTTACCAAAAAAGCCAGCGGTTAAGACATCCAGGAAGGAGTTCACAGGGTGACGTCCATTTACGTAATCCATCATAGATTCCTGAGAAGGAGGACAGATCAGCTGATTGTGTGTGATGATATTTTTTTTGGCTGCTACCTGCAGCAGTTACCATAAGGGCTGACAGTTAATATAGCTGTCGTAACGTTGAGCCTAGATGTGCCCaaagttttgtcttttttgtaaGATGTAACATACCATAAACATAGTGATCTCCTTCTTAAAGGTTGTATAAAAAGGACATTTTGAACTTTAATCAGACTGTTGAGAAAATAGGCTGCCATAGCTACCTACCTGACAACTATGTCAAGTCATATACAACCTTGATTTCtaaaaagtttggacactgtATAAActtacataaaacagaatgtgatcaacTGCAAATCTTTTCTGACATATGCTccactaaaaacagcacaaagacaatatatttgatgtttgacaacttcatcaacttcattgatttttgtaaatatctgcttattctgaatctgatgcagcaacacgtttcaaacaagttgaaacaggagcaactaaagactgggaaagatgtggaacgctccaaaaacacctgtttagaacattccacaggtaaacaggttgattggtaacaggtgatagtatcatgattgggtatgaaaggggcgtcctggaaaggctcagtcactcacaagcgaggttcaccactttgtgaacaggtgattgtataaaggagatcactacatggactcaggaacacttcagaaaactgttgtcggtAAACGCAGTTCGTTTGattgcattatgtttttatttacgttttactGAGTCGGGGCTGGAGCTCGAGGTAACGATAGAACAGGTGGCTCGTCACGAGCAGGGCACTTAAAACCAGACAGACCTGTTAGTCACAGCAGTAATAACAAGATAAATTATCCAGTGAATCATactcacatgtgtgtgcacaattCTCGAGTTTTCTCGAATTCTATCAACAGGAGCGCCACCTGAGAGGGGGAAATGGGTAACGTTAAAATACATCAGACATTTAATTATTAAAGATGTGACTTAAACGTTACAAGGCCTTAGTCAAAATCAGTGGCTAAGGTGGTACAATTACATTAATGACGTTACTGTGTCGGCGCTCACAATACGCCACAACGTTAGCTAGGTAGCTGGCTAGTAAGCTAAGTATCGCCAGCTACACATTTCACGAAATAGGTCAAGTTTTCAGTAAATGAAACTCAGGGACTAAGCTAACGTTATCAActtacaaaatgaaaatcacGACAACATACCTTTGAAAATGTCCTTCTTTCTTGGCATGATGTTAACTTATTTCTTTGAACTGGTGTCCCGCAGATATGTTAAACGTTATGTTTGTCTTGTAGGCAAATTTCACAACAGTCCAGCTATGAGTGTGTTTCCGCGTTGATTTGGATCTTTATCGCCCTGACTTTGGCCTCTCAGGCTGTCACCCGCCTCCAAGGAGTTCCACCAATCACATGGGATGACTGATTTTTGTTACGGTATAGGGCTCTGATTTGTTGTCGCGCATGGCAATCCTGGTGAAGTAGGCGGGCTTTGAATGCAGCACGCTACCTGAAGCAGTGAATGAGGGCAAAAAGTCCCCGTCAACTTTATGTTTGCGCTATCACGGTTTATACCTTTTAGCCACGTTTAGTAATATTACGTTTGAAATAGGTGAAAACTGACATAAGTAATGTAAATTGCCACATGTTTATTACATCAAATACTTAAATCATGTGACAGCATAACACCAGTATACAGGcatacaaaaatacaatttcTATATTTATCAgttgcatttaatttaaaactcATTGAATAAACCCATTGCTGGATCACCAACAGGGTGAAACAGACAACTGCCTCAGGGACCACATATTCACTTTATGTGAGTTGGTTTATGGTAATttgataaaatgcaaataattttGTGGAACATGTACCGCTAAAGCACAAGGACTTGACAGAAATGACAGTTTAGAAATCTGCAGATAGTTGTTAAGATCTTTATTGTTACTACTCTTTGCAATCTGACTACATGTGCAAATTTCCAGACCTGATGGATAACTCCTGACATGGATGAAAGCTAACTGGGCCATCCTGCAGTGGGGACAGGAGCAGGGGGACCACTATATGCAACTTCTACTTGACTTAAGACTACCCCGTTCGCCCCTTAGTTTTTGCTATATCTGTGTATTATACAAATTATTGACTTCCACATTTGTATTTTACTAATTTATGCTTTTGCAGATAAATAGATTGCCATTGaaccaaatgtgtttttactggctgttcttgaaaatctgaaaacaataGGAAGAACTCCGGCTCTCTGTCTTATTTGCTGCTGAAATATTCATTAAATCTTGAGCAGTTGGCTTTCTGAGAAATGCAGCAAGTTTCACTTTCACACTGTTTCATTTCTGAGGCACGATGAGAATTACGGATCGAAAATTTTCTACACTCCATCTGCCAAAATAGTGGaaataaacatttgaaaacaatcacaaattaaaacatattGCGATATGAGGTGAACGTTTGCACTGACAACAGAAACTTGAAGGGCCACTGTTTTTGAACGGAGAtaattttagtcttttttaCGCACGCGAGTGATGCATCTCATTAATATACGATCTTCGGCACTCGTCAGTTCAAATCAAAACGCTCTCGAGCCCTCTGCTCTCCCGCGCGAGTTTCCGGGTTTTTTCCGGTACATTTCCTAGCAACGCTGTACACACCTTGGATACAAGCTTCCGGAAGCGCGGTCATTGTGGCGGACTGACAACATCAACATGGAACCTCCAGAGGTAATTATGGTGTGAAAATCATTTTATGCATCACATTGGTGTCGTTCTTCGGCACGATTTCACTTAACTATCACCCGGGGAAATGTGGCTAAACTTTACCCAACGTTGACTGTTGTCAATAGCTAGCTAACTGCTAATCGCGTTGCTAGGTTGTtagctgtcaaacaaatggcTAAAGTAACCTTGTTCCTCTTAAACGCGATGCTATTGTCAGACAAAATGTTGCGTTTGCACCATCAGTAATAATGGCAGCATGAATCATTGGCGGCTAATCAGTTGCAAGTTAACGTTAGCAGTTTGGATGCGGGTTTACGTTATATTCAACGTAGTCATGCGTCTCTCGCCATGCTATCAGTAACCTGTTGCTCTTAGCTAGCTTTTTGCTGTGCTAGTCAACCCATTGACATGTGATACATGATATAATGTACTTAAAATCAAATACTGCTAATTTTATGCTCTGCTGTACATTcgtgtttttcttattttttattcagttaCTTCGAAGTTAAAGCCGTTTCCCGTGATATATTGACATTATTTTGCTTGTCACATCTAAGGAATTGCGATTAGCCACAGAAATGCCTAGATAGATACTCAAGTCAATTTTAATTATATAAACCAATATCGCAAATCCTGTACAGTAATTCTGTACTGCACAAGACACCGTCTATCCTTATACCCTCGTTTCGGATAAAGGAAAAATTCCCCCAAAAAAGGCCtttaaagagggaaaaaaaatggatgtaaCCCCACAGTAAGAACAACAGAACATGGGTCCCTCttgcaggacagacagacatgcagcagatgatgtgtgcacagattaaacaaatataGTACAGTTACATTATGGATAATCAGGATGACAAAACCATACGTAGATTGAAAAGATATGAAACATAGTGTACACAATTAATCCCAAAGGCTAACTGCAGTTGTTACAACAGCCATGTCACATaaaccacaacaacaaatgaaGTAGGTAAGAACTATAGAAGAAATatagaataaaagaaaagcagtgaatATAGACTAACCTTTAACTCGACTGCATAATATATGTTGTACAAAGATATGGGTAATATACTGTACCTTAGTAGTGTGAGTTCAGTAGATAATTGTATATGCTGCTGGGAGCATGATTGGCCTCGGATATTATTGGATTTAACGTTACATGAAAAGACAGGAATGGGTACATTATAAAATAATTTAGAGTTGTGTGGTTGCATAATAGATACAGAGGACATTGAGATATGACTATgaataaatgtgctttaatgATAGAGCCCCCTGTCCCAACACAGTGGATGCTCATTATACAAAGTGATGGCAGCTGGCAGGAATGACTTCCTTATTACAAGGAGCTGATtcagtttcttcagtttgtGCAGTAGGCTCCTTTCAACTACCAACTTCAGATGCGACAGACGTATGACCAGCAGTTGTTTTAAACCTCTACATAAATGGTTCAGTGTTCTCATGCTTTAGATCACACAGCAGGGTTAAATGCCACAAGGGGACAGTaacactgtgttgttgtttggttcACAGAGGGCAGCGACATCTCCTCAGTTGCCAGCAGATGAAGATGTGATTCAGTCTGCTGGACAAACATCCATAAACCAACTGGAAGCTCAAAGTCATAGCTGTGCTTTTCAGGACCAGAGAAGGCCCAGGCAGGATACAGATGGCTGGGTGATTCAACAGCTGTGGGGGCACTCATCACAACCAGGTACGTACATTGAGTAAAACAGTGAGTTTCacattcttctgtttttttgtcataatGTTGAATAAGACTAGGTGATTCAGGACAAATGTGTTACTGGAAATCTGTGGATTTGACTAAATATATAAACTATACttatatatgcatatgtatttaaaatataaatatatactaGATAAAATTTATAAAGAATATATTTCAAGATATGTGTGGAAAATCACATTTCAAGTTGTCTAGTTGATAATTCATCACATTGGATCCAATGATAATGGAAGGATGAAGGCAGTGAGTTTTCATACATAAAGTTTCAAGGATCTATAATTTGTGAGCTCTAAACCTGTTTATACTGCCTGTGAATaacattcagcattttctgTATCTACAGAATTTCAGGATAGTAACCTGTCTCCATCCCTTCCCTTGTTGCCTGTAAACTCTGGAGTGGAACATATGTTC
Coding sequences:
- the si:dkey-33c12.4 gene encoding protein STIP1 homolog isoform X1; translation: MPRKKDIFKGGAPVDRIRENSRIVHTHESMMDYVNGRHPVNSFLDVLTAGFFDFLWTADGNLDNDILYSDDDDDDDDDDFYPHNVSHRPLEPHPRIRQLTDEEAEKHTKELIDEERRKEKTERNKRKKLRKKEKKRLEKENAVKDLLPEEEQGNLDSSENQDKTPVIESNAEASESPESGKSKKATEAVGCEESSDNNKEENLLKMDKKEDEEQKNSEVNNSNYVSTANSAPEETCNQRPSGEKKKKKSKLLEGRESKEEDLKVEEKPEIQKKEEKHEPIKETTVDPMVEEFARRSRELAGIGNRLAASGQYEMAVKYFTDAIKYNPKEFKLFGNRSLCYERMQQYENALRDADLALCMEPNWIKGLFRKGKALCGLKRYYDASLIYKEVLQLESSSIEATQELKRAQTLHLMEMGFNWTQSSEALKTHATLEEAVEALFGGDSNPGPEYAAVSRDNTEQPVVEEDDDDDDDEGEWTVLQTSRPRTQQIRESNALGQSRSKSQSPTPHSRNSVKPKRFPIWVGSLAPSITYATLHELFSRAGTVNGIKMLLEHQCAFVNYTRKEDCERAIQCINGMVVEGSPLSVRYPSKIYSGLGMSKSAATDPYSQPGPYKKECFFWRTTGCTRSDCTYKHVPEHKNIDRDKFTSRLGNHHM
- the si:dkey-33c12.4 gene encoding protein STIP1 homolog isoform X2, with the protein product MPRKKDIFKGGAPVDRIRENSRIVHTHESMMDYVNGRHPVNSFLDVLTAGFFDFLWTADGNLDNDILYSDDDDDDDDDDFYPHNVSHRPLEPHPRIRQLTDEEAEKHTKELIDEERRKEKTERNKRKKLRKKEKKRLEKENAVKDLLPEEEQGNLDSSENQDKTPVIESNAEASESPESGKSKKATEAVGCEESSDNNKEENLLKMDKKEDEEQKNSEVNNSNYVSTANSAPEETCNQRPSGEKKKKKSKLLEGRESKEEDLKVEEKPEIQKKEEKHEPIKETTVDPMVEEFARRSRELAGIGNRLAASGQYEMAVKYFTDAIKYNPKEFKLFGNRSLCYERMQQYENALRDADLALCMEPNWIKGLFRKGKALCGLKRYYDASLIYKEVLQLESSSIEATQELKRAQTLHLMEMGFNWTQSSEALKTHATLEEAVEALFGGDSNPDAAVSRDNTEQPVVEEDDDDDDDEGEWTVLQTSRPRTQQIRESNALGQSRSKSQSPTPHSRNSVKPKRFPIWVGSLAPSITYATLHELFSRAGTVNGIKMLLEHQCAFVNYTRKEDCERAIQCINGMVVEGSPLSVRYPSKIYSGLGMSKSAATDPYSQPGPYKKECFFWRTTGCTRSDCTYKHVPEHKNIDRDKFTSRLGNHHM